GGCCTCGGGCAACCAGGACACCCCCAGGAAACCTGGGGACCGGGCAACTCTACCAAATGGTTGGTCTCTCCTGTGAGGGTACGTGAGGCAGTCATATTGCTTCTAAGTCCACAGAAGACTGGAAGCTGATGGGGGCTCGTGGACATTCTGCAACAAATTGGGACATCCTAGTAAAGTGGAGTGGTTAAGACCATAAATTTTATGTCATCTGTGTGTGGGCTCTGGCTCTGCTACTTCTTTGCTTTATGCTTTGAGTAAATGACTCAAATGACTTAACTAAGACTCAGTTTCCCAAAATGTAAAAGAGGGATAAAAATAGTActaatctcatagggttgttctgAAGATGAAATGGGATCATACTTTATGCACACAATAAGCACTTTTAAGTGTTAGTTACAATCATTAATATCTTCCTTATTTGGGATGGTTCTTGGGGGTCTCAAGCTGAGTCACCTCCCTGACTTAGGGCTGATTAAAAGCCTTCTGGAGCCACCAAATATCACTTGGGTCTCTGAGGGACTGCGTGGACCCCCCAGGAGGTTGGGATCTGTCTCAGTTGGTGTCTGGGGCTGGGGCAATGGCACAAAAAGATGACTGTTCGCTTGTTCATCAGAGACGTCCCCTCTCCCTCTAACTTCTCAGGCAGAAACCATCTCCTGGTAGGGCCGGAAAGAACAACTGGGCATCCACGGCTCGTTTTCCACCTTCAGTTCCAAAAACTTGATGCAGGCAATTCTTAGCCACCTTCTtgccttgttttcttttatcctttcctTCAATTCATTTGTTTTGGTCAGGGAACAGCCTGATTCTGACCACATGATAGCATAGTCCCCATAAAAACCTATTGCCACGTGTGTCTGTAGGACCAAGGGAAATAAAGGCCATGATCCTGCTTAATTATCCAGGTAGGTAAGATCAGTAGGAATCCTCGTCCCCCTTTGATCAGGATAACTCTACTATCTCAATGTTACATGTCCCCTGACTGCAGCAGGCCAGCCCTCTTCCCTAACCTGTGGATAGCCCACCCCTGTGGGCTTGGCCAGCCATGCAGCTGCCACCGCCTGTCACCATATTGGCTCTTGATCAAAGAGCTGCTCCAGCTGTGCCCACCTTCTGTCTCCTCATGTCTGGGGCTTATCAGAATTCACAGAGTGTTGTGTTTTCAGAGGTCAAGGCAAGGAGCCAAGATCTGTCTCTGTCCACATTTCTCTGGCTAGGTGAGTGCCAAACCTATGAACAGGGTCACTGTGTGCATCACAGATTATGAGGGCTTTGAATATGGATGCCGAACACCTTCAACCTCTCTACTCCTCCATGGTCATTGTCATAGCCTCTTCTCCTCTGAGTGAGGTCAAAGCTCCAAGCACCTTCTGGGATGACCCCCAGTACCTGGACTAATGGGGAATGTGGTCCTCAGCAGTTGACTCTGTGGATTAACGAAAACAAGTTAATCCACAGAGCCCTTTGGGAGGACGGCCTTCAGGATTACAGTATGCACCAGGGTGTACTGTGTCCCAAAGGGAATTTCCCTTTGAGTACAAGCCTTGGGAATTTAAACAGGTCCTACATAGCCTCTAAAATCTAGTCCGGATTTGtctatgagattttttttttccctaaaacaaATGACTGTAATTCAGATTGTAAAATGACTTTAAAGAAGGCTGATTTCTGAGTTTATTAGTCTTctcaggctaccataacaaaataccatagactgagtgggttaaacaatagaaatttatcgGGAGGCTGGGATTCCAAGATCAAGATACTGGCCAATTTGGTTTCTGGATAGgggtctcttcctggcttgcagatgaccacTCTCTCCCTATGTCCTCACAAAATggacagctctctctctctctctctctctctctctttcgtcttcttataaggccaccaatcctattggattagaaccccacccttatgacttcatttcaCCTAAATTACCTCCTAGaagtcctatctccaaataaagcCACAGTgtggattagggcttcaacataggaattttgggaggggcacaattcagtccatagcactgaGGAAGCTTCCATCAGGgccacatttatttattcccaAACATACGTTTACTGAGCATCTAACTAACTACTTAGGATACTGTGATAAACAGAATAGACATAATCTTTGCGTTTATGTCATTCATAGTTTAATGGATGAGTTAGTCATTAATCATATAATCCTACAAATACCCATgtaatttcaaaatgttataaGTGCCACGAAGGAAAATTAAAGAGGGAGTTGACCATTTCTAGGGTGAACATAAGTTTTTCTGAGAGAGTGACACTCAAGCTGAGATCTAAAGCATTGTTAACAGTGGGGGTACGAAGAAGGAGCAGTCATTTTGGTCGTGGCTGATGTTAtgggcaaaggtcctgaggtggaaaATAAGTTGATGTACTCTAGGACCTGATATGGCTGTTACTGCAGAAATTCAGTGAGAGGGACAGTGGCAAGAgctgagggggaagaggaggaagaaagtagCTCATGCGAGGCTTGGCGGGTCATGGTAAGGATCCTGGTCTCTATATTAAGAGCGAAGGGAAAATACTGAAGCACTTCAAATGGGGGAGTGAGAGCataggtttgggttttttaaaaaaaaagatgactgtgGCTATATGAGAAGATGGAATAGAGAATGGTCAGAGTTGGAGTGAGTTCAGTAAGGAGGTGACTGTAGTAGATTCATCTGGTGAGGAGTAAGGGGCCTTGGGCTGTGATGGTGGTGAGAGAGTTGGGGGGAGAGTTGGTAGGGTTTAGTGCTGGACTGGAGAAAGAAAGGCTGGCAGACAGGCAGCGATTTTTGAGCACGAGAAACCGGGTGAATGGAAGTGCTATTTTCTGAAATGGGAAACAGCGGAGAAGAAGGAGGAGCAGGTAGGGAATAGCAGCATTCCCCCATTACTAACAATACCCCTACATGGTTATAGCAGAGGTGGAAAAATGGGCAAATTGCTTATTTTCAGGTATTGAATATTTGCTTCCTCATTCCATCTGAATGAGGCAATGAGTAGAAAGAGAAGTCTGTAGTTTCAGCTGAGTTTCTTCCATTCTTCTGAACTCATGCTCACCTTTTAGTGCTTTTAGTGCTTTGAGACCAGCAGAGGAGGCTGCATTTCACCCCCAAAATCTTGCCTACAGATGAAAAGAAACTTATTTGAGAGCCACTTGCATGTTATTTATAGTGCTTTCTACCACCTGGCCCTTTCAGTGTTTGGGTGTGGAATTTGAGTGGCTGACTGATCTTCACCTTCCTGTAACTGGATACCTAAACTCTTTCATAAGCATGTTTTGCTGGAGGGCTAAGGACTGCCGTGGACTGGTCTTGGGCACAGCTTACAGGGCCTCAGTTTAGCTATATGGCAGGTAATATTCACTACAGAACATCTCTTGATTTCCCAAGTGATCTCAGAATTACAGCTTGCCTCCCTAAATTTTTCATATGGGGAAGGAGTTTTTTCCAACCAGGCTCAACTGCACACAGAGCAAGGTGTTCTATCTGGGGGGAGTAGCCCAGGAAAAAAGTTCAATATGTACTCCTGCAAACCTATGTTATGCAAGATTCTTGAGTATCTTAAGTATGACGACAGTGTGGTAAGGAAGGCTGAAAACTCTAGAAACAGTAGACGTGAGGATGAATATTCATGTTATACTTGGTCAATTTTAAGTTGATTGTTGAGAACTCTCACAGATAACAAAGGGGTTGGAAGACAGGACTAAAAGGGTACCACTTAAGTTTCCAATACCAATATTCCCAGCTATTTTAAGCCATATTTCAACGGAGTCTACCAGAGGGTCCTGAGGACAGAGCAGCTATTTGTACCTCCCAGTGACATCTATTTTTCCAAGTGAGAGACTGCCCAATGTGTTAGTGCAATACGTCAGTCAAGGTGAAGCGTCAGTTTGAATTGGCGGGAACCTGCCCTTTGCTGTCCTCCTTTTCTTCATGCCTTTTTCTGCCCCTCTGATCTCTTCTAGGTCTCTGGACTGTCAGGTGGACCATTGGTGCTGCAGTGGAAGCCAGCAGCTAAGTCTTGTGTATGGCGTGGTTAAGGTTGCAGCCTCTTACCTCTGCCTTCCTCCATTTTGGGCTGATTACCTTTGTGCTCTTCCTGAATGGTCTTCGGGCAGAGGCTGGCGGCTCAGGGgatgtgcccagcacagggcagaACAATGAGTCCTGTACAGGGTCATCGGACTGCAAGGAGGGTGTCATCCTGCCAATCTGGTACCCGGAGAACCCTTCCCTTGGAGACAAGATTGCCAGGGTCATTGTCTATTTTGTGGCCCTGATATACATGTTTCTCGGGGTGTCCATCATTGCTGATCGCTTCATGGCATCTATTGAAGTCATCACTTCTCAAGAGAGAGAGGTGACTATCAAAAAGCCCAATGGAGAGACCAGCACAACCACGATTAGGATCTGGAACGAAACTGTCTCCAATCTGACCCTTATGGCCCTGGGTTCCTCTGCTCCTGAGATCCTCCTCTCTTTAATTGAGGTGTGTGGTCATGGGTTCATTGCTGGTGATCTGGGACCTTCTACCATTGTAGGCAGCGCAGCCTTCAACATGTTCATTATCATTGGTATCTGCGTCTACGTGATCCCCGATGGAGAGACTCGCAAGATAAAGCACCTCCGAGTCTTTTTTGTCACTGCTGCTTGGAGCATCTTTGCCTACATCTGGCTCTATATGATCCTGGCCGTCTTCTCTCCTGGTGTGGTCCAGGTTTGGGAAGGCCTCCTCACTCTCTTCTTCTTTCCAGTGTGTGTCCTTCTGGCCTGGGTGGCAGATAGGCGACTGCTCTTCTACAAATACATGCACAAAAAGTACCGCACAGATAAACACCGAGGAATCATCATAGAGACAGAGGGTGGCCACCCCAAGGGCATCGAGATGGATGGGAAAATGATGAATTCCCACTTCCTAGATGGGCATCTGGTGCCCCTGGAAGGGAAGGAAGTGGATGAGTCCCGCAGGGAGATGATCCGGATTCTCAAGGATCTGAAGCAAAAACACCCGGAGAAGGACTTAGATCAGCTAGTAGAGATGGCCAATTACTATGCTCTCTCCCATCAACAGAAGAGCCGCGCCTTCTACCGGATCCAGGCCACCCGTATGATGACTGGCGCAGGCAATATCCTGAAGAAGCATGCAGCAGAACAAGCCAAAAAGGCCTCTAGCATGAGCGAGGTGCACACTGATGAGCCGGAGGACTTTGTCTCCAAGGTCTTCTTTGACCCGTGCTCTTACCAGTGCCTGGAGAACTGTGGGGCTGTGCTCCTGACAGTGGTGAGGAAAGGGGGGGACATGTCCAAGACCCTGTATGTGGACTACAAAACAGAGGATGgttctgccaatgcaggggctgaCTATGAGTTCACAGAGGGCACTGTGGTTCTGAAACCAGGAGAGACCCAGAAGGAATTCTCTGTGGGCATCATCGATGATGACATTTTTGAGGAGGATGAACACTTCTTTGTGAGGTTGAGCAACGTTCGCATAGAGGAGGAGCAGCCAGGGGAGGGGATGCCTCCCAGAGTACTCAATAGTCTTCCCTTGCCT
Above is a genomic segment from Tursiops truncatus isolate mTurTru1 chromosome 2, mTurTru1.mat.Y, whole genome shotgun sequence containing:
- the LOC141277952 gene encoding sodium/calcium exchanger 3 encodes the protein MAWLRLQPLTSAFLHFGLITFVLFLNGLRAEAGGSGDVPSTGQNNESCTGSSDCKEGVILPIWYPENPSLGDKIARVIVYFVALIYMFLGVSIIADRFMASIEVITSQEREVTIKKPNGETSTTTIRIWNETVSNLTLMALGSSAPEILLSLIEVCGHGFIAGDLGPSTIVGSAAFNMFIIIGICVYVIPDGETRKIKHLRVFFVTAAWSIFAYIWLYMILAVFSPGVVQVWEGLLTLFFFPVCVLLAWVADRRLLFYKYMHKKYRTDKHRGIIIETEGGHPKGIEMDGKMMNSHFLDGHLVPLEGKEVDESRREMIRILKDLKQKHPEKDLDQLVEMANYYALSHQQKSRAFYRIQATRMMTGAGNILKKHAAEQAKKASSMSEVHTDEPEDFVSKVFFDPCSYQCLENCGAVLLTVVRKGGDMSKTLYVDYKTEDGSANAGADYEFTEGTVVLKPGETQKEFSVGIIDDDIFEEDEHFFVRLSNVRIEEEQPGEGMPPRVLNSLPLPRAVLVSPCVATVTILDDDHAGIFTFECDTVHVSESIGIMEVKVLRTSGARGTVIVPFRTVEGAAKGGGEDFEDTYGEMEFKNDETV